The Pocillopora verrucosa isolate sample1 chromosome 2, ASM3666991v2, whole genome shotgun sequence genome has a segment encoding these proteins:
- the LOC131791473 gene encoding uncharacterized protein, whose protein sequence is MDDSDSGGLMSTEEEQSGESSGSTGQRHMEKKISKLKLKLKGFEKVVEERDTLRQEVQALERQIEELNTEHAQELVVLSTSFSEHLNQSSASKDPESPSKLKAEYEKEMHKLQSTIEDKNYHIGNLQKKLVEAQMELEKELDKHEEETESLRVRLKNGETDFEKLIEERLDEVRGQYEKELEELRARIERNEESTGGECSEDSNSSESGRKHLKEIAELKTKLQKRENDTESLIEEERTKYRVEIMAVKDRLTHQHQVEMDDMISQLEKSNAEVEELKEKIRREKLNDAERNNNGASANGGVFNGEVEEHREEDGSANVKSVIDLSQNGESDTSGMEALRTELHAHYQQEIEQVAKKLSEEYQGELDDSLAKMEEDWEQQLERQKGEYEEKIAALQRQLKSQYQNDLDQVTADMEDQIQALRDSHSQEVAELLGKLRELSEERRRSVIQQDTTEQQVVIIKEECRSKVESLEQELRTEKEKVIEYQRQMDAVEAQVQAFRTEKQEELKMIEEEMRRQCKALVEKKSNELKERYQSELNEKLNKCEQHWRRLYEEDIGKTRCELEESNKTLKDKYERQVSDIMVQMDEVQQRTREVLMQEKMQFEAEQKEQFERQLSEVKEELQPYKDKCMELEKENRSLSEKYERDLSELQSKMNEVEGRYKDDKGIEGQYLVTLKSELELYKNKLQELQDGKKSLMENYEAQLANMKKTYEEMEDGEIKTLQEEVNIYIKKAESLEEEKKTFLEKYETEVNELKTTIRTVTAELESTKGKMENLKNEREKLNSNVSELTLRLESAKNENPELEQKKQGMDSKLIEELEGKIAGLEKELEDSRHIYYELQEAKRASDNKYNEELESLKSKLEGEMNSANSRDEQLQSLTKTKESLEEKVNQLQTELEQLKTEQLDQECANRKARDNDAQEISALQKKLFESQELFEKEKQSLEERLQQVKKELDDSEGKFQRLEETKKIYDDQHATDVESLMSELNVLRNLSAEVEQLRKMEKEKETYEREVSKLTEEIERLKTRIQELEEINSNSSEEITALQKEVEILYGSQGTEFLDFEEEKQKYQEELEGLKALTEEQKRIIQELEDEGSNKFGVLLSQHEKELENLKAELEEQIARKREQLSRESSAKRQKLKDEYEGKLRVLYEDLVAEKTRIKDLMKFNEDLGRKLSSSQEECDVLTEEIERLKEMEDKFINMEEELAKAAKLEEKVKEYEKKVSDLEEMISNAENREEVKSQTNDEENEKEREQSVREYKEKVESLETELSGTKREVTRLQEELHKVGEKSELDIKKVVETHEEKIKNFNDEVQHLLARIEESEKEHQQSLLTLETEKESLKKQLEDAFGEREKLQITVKNLDAAKQAVVHMYDEKIEVLVSDLEEASERVSSAEENLKATTQQFAAKEAKMENDLINLRDENKRLKEQHGLSIQSLESTLSTEAESRDALQQRVADLLEQLGSERANLEGKLDEVCADRKRLVEAFEEKKKLLEDELIYEKNEKAATLKALEENKEEVNKHITKVQELDSTVLEKESTIAAHEETIKEVGHELGIEKDKVSRLEKEMQLLMENQSSEYVHSLERIKNDLKQEYDETTEQLKKNYENIFAKMEDEHRISREEIEAEVASLKGMVENLEQLNQLKDEEHEVQMTEQASKHEALVTNLETSYEKEKHDLVEKVDTKEKELEEIKSETNSLVEKHKVDLIELESKLSEQYQTQLKNVKDDIQEVQKEKEQLKEEYEKEIETLKDQLIFESAFQADLQTQHDKEMVSQKEALESEHKKQIELINETLQERIRQLETAKTERETEIEELKFKLEESQVELSTFNGQHEAEFGRLQAQLLDKTQECERLKEQMGVEVVQLSSRVDQLSAEREPPEENGDTESMKLGYEVILASLRVENHDLSDQVQSLKEEMQSAVNAHQQEIDFTKSELERQFKQREDQINKKHSVELKKLMEKLQDLVQEQNASKTRTEEHMQDLGTLRAEFDHKFQRLLREKQDEMEEQRNALRQQYHSKIVESEELLKKKDLEVKGLQRDLKTLLDRIDTCKEEALGCQKDLSKATEDLKKLRRENSELYQKLREQIAKSRGTSFGGGQKTLEKLQLENERLKRENENLKKLMNTSPYVMNGLGESTVFSEGSHVLQLIKLMEQLMKEKNTLELKLRQEILDLKTKFGVLGDTSKASVNNSSVMSVSLSPEKHLSRDGLVEMLHELRENKVKQEEDIKNHAQETETMISEIKKMLDSTEFTDLRLQEMLQSQLTHLEEQRRVLVQRLWQLREKHRAVEEKLSRQLAGISPQNSSNNSDSARSKCYESIIEENIRREKELLALKRQQVEDLNARITREKQALERHSKEKQILEKEMKEKEQLESELSNQRRDLERKWMGRLKEKEIQLNREREILDENRRRDEVENILLRQPSLRTTSRAVGVADSRPRVNFPLASHLPADEVRSHGWTSSSSTFNQRADYSSRGEKQPNDRMATSDTREPLHYGKSKRSFSKKREQTGSSRMEVHIPKLELSDDSDADLGIAKDSNSWDIELEDDDSDLELYSVQSVEGLENLEEDWGRRLEEELRQISASGAALQAGDATDAQKFPPKQPAGGAYQEEIKKSNLTSMDNTPSSLYSSNVDLDTSWLRKLSYEYTHPRAYHPRANHPRTSTANGTHERSADPFSLIDVSRITTELASAPNDATLRRISQEQGLAHKKRTYGSISGGSSISQYVAESSFPLHRNPSKESGIDSPSSVRSEPVVSASRRRSLRSERASGVYLLNVDEYVDRHLVRSSEEVAKIRTLSPSEKRFDL, encoded by the exons ATGGATGACAGCGACAGTGGAGGACTAATGTCCACTGAGGAGGAGCAATCTGGCGAGTCTTCTGGGTCTACAGGACAGCGACACATGgagaaaaagatttcaaaattaaaattgaaactaaaagGATTTGAAAAG GTGGTTGAGGAAAGGGACACGTTAAGACAAGAAGTGCAAGCACTTGAACGTCAAATTGAAGAGCTGAATACTGAACACGCGCAGGAGCTAGTGGTGTTGTCCACAAGCTTTTCGGAGCATTTGAATCAATCATCAGCCTCCAAAGACCCTGAGAGCCCTTCTAAGTTGAAAGCGGAATACGAGAAAGAGATGCACAAGTTACAGTCCACTATTGAGGACAAAAACTATCACATCGGTAACCTGCAGAAGAAGCTTGTCGAAGCACAAATGGAGCTAGAAAAGGAACTTGACAAACACGAAGAAGAGACGGAAAGTCTTCGGGTTCGTTTAAAGAATGGGGAGACTGATTTTGAGAAACTTATCGAGGAGCGCCTCGACGAGGTCAGAGGGCAGTATGAGAAGGAACTTGAGGAATTACGAGCAAGGatagaaagaaatgaagagaGTACAGGTGGAGAGTGTAGCGAAGACTCGAACAGCAGCGAATCTGGTCGTAAACACTTAAAAGAGATCGCAGAATTGAAGACAAAGCTGCAAAAACGGGAAAACGACACAGAAAGTCTCATTGAAGAGGAGCGGACGAAGTATCGCGTTGAAATTATGGCGGTGAAAGATCGCCTTACGCATCAACATCAAGTAGAAATGGACGACATGATATCGCAGCTCGAAAAATCTAACGCGGAAGTagaagaactgaaagaaaagataCGCCGAGAAAAACTTAATGACGCAGAAAGGAACAACAACGGTGCTAGCGCAAATGGTGGAGTGTTTAACGGTGAAGTGGAAGAACACCGTGAGGAAGATGGTTCCGCGAATGTGAAGTCAGTCATTGACCTGAGTCAAAATGGAGAGAGTGACACTTCCGGAATGGAAGCTCTTCGAACTGAGCTTCACGCCCATTATCAACAAGAGATCGAACAAGTTGCTAAGAAACTAAGCGAGGAGTACCAAGGTGAACTGGATGACAGTCTCGCTAAAATGGAAGAGGACTGGGAACAACAACTGGAGCGGCAAAAGGGCGAATATGAGGAGAAGATTGCAGCTTTGCAACGTCAGTTGAAGAGCCAATACCAAAACGATCTTGACCAAGTGACAGCGGACATGGAGGACCAGATTCAAGCCCTGAGGGACAGTCATTCTCAAGAAGTTGCCGAGCTCTTGGGAAAATTAAGAGAGCTATCTGAAGAGCGCCGAAGATCTGTCATCCAACAAGACACCACGGAACAGCAAGTTGTGATAATCAAGGAGGAGTGTCGGTCTAAAGTGGAGAGCTTAGAACAAGAGTTACGCACCGAGAAGGAAAAAGTTATCGAATATCAGCGTCAAATGGATGCGGTAGAGGCGCAAGTGCAGGCGTTCAGGACCGAGAAGCAGGAGGAATTAAAGATGATAGAGGAGGAAATGCGACGACAATGTAAGGCTTTAGTGGAAAAAAAGTCTAACGAGCTAAAGGAGAGATACCAAAGTGAACTGAACGAGAAGTTGAACAAATGTGAACAACATTGGAGGAGGTTGTACGAGGAAGACATTGGAAAGACGAGATGTGAGCTGGAGGAGAGTAATAAGACTTTAAAGGATAAATACGAACGACAAGTATCGGATATTATGGTTCAAATGGATGAAGTGCAACAAAGGACTAGAGAAGTTCTTATGCAAGAGAAGATGCAgtttgaagcagagcagaaagAACAGTTCGAGAGACAGCTTTCCGAAGTAAAAGAGGAACTGCAGCCGTACAAAGATAAGTGTATggaattggaaaaagaaaataggtCGCTTTCTGAAAAGTATGAACGCGATCTGTCAGAGTTGCAGAGTAAGATGAACGAGGTGGAAGGACGCTACAAGGATGATAAAGGAATCGAGGGACAGTACTTGGTCACCCTTAAAAGTGAACTTGAGCTATACAAGAACAAGCTGCAGGAATTACAGGATGGTAAGAAGTCCTTGATGGAAAACTACGAAGCCCAACTGGCTAATATGAAGAAAACGTACGAGGAGATGGAAGATGGGGAAATAAAAACTCTCCAAGAGGAAGTTAACATTTACATTAAAAAAGCTGAAAGTCTcgaagaggagaaaaaaacgtttttggaAAAGTATGAAACTGAAGTGAACGAGTTGAAGACTACCATACGGACAGTCACAGCCGAGCTAGAGTCGACGAAAGGCAAAATGGAGAATCTCAAGAACGAGAGAGAGAAACTGAACAGCAATGTTTCGGAACTTACACTGCGTCTGGAATCTGCGAAGAATGAGAACCCCGAGCTTGAGCAGAAAAAGCAAGGAATGGATAGTAAATTGATCGAGGAGCTGGAAGGCAAAATCGCAGGTCTAGAAAAAGAGCTGGAGGATTCTCGACACATATATTACGAGTTGCAGGAGGCCAAGAGAGCATCGGACAACAAATACAATGAGGAACTCGAGAGCTTGAAATCCAAATTGGAAGGAGAGATGAACTCAGCCAACAGTCGCGATGAACAGCTGCAAAGTCTgacaaaaacgaaagaaagctTGGAAGAAAAAGTAAATCAGTTACAAACAGAACTTGAACAGCTTAAGACTGAACAATTAGATCAAGAATGTGCTAACAGAAAAGCCAGAGACAACGACGCGCAAGAAATCTCGGCGTTACAGAAGAAATTGTTCGAGAGCCAGGAActgtttgaaaaggaaaaacagagtTTAGAAGAACGCTTGCAGCAAGTCAAGAAAGAGCTAGATGATTCAGAAGGAAAGTTTCAACGTCTCGAAGAAACCAAGAAAATCTATGATGATCAACATGCAACTGATGTGGAGAGCCTGATGTCGGAATTAAACGTCTTGCGAAATCTTAGCGCCGAAGTAGAGCAACTACGAAAGatggaaaaggagaaggaaaccTACGAACGGGAAGTATCAAAACTTACCGAGGAGATCGAGAGATTAAAAACTAGGATTCAAGAACTTGAAGAAATAAATTCCAATTCTTCAGAAGAGATTACAGCCCTTcaaaaagaagttgaaatacTATATGGTTCCCAAGGGACCGAATTTCTTGACTTTGAAGAGGAGAAGCAAAAGTATCAAGAAGAACTGGAAGGTCTTAAGGCACTAACAGAGGAACAAAAACGGATAATACAAGAGCTTGAAGACGAAGGAAGTAACAAATTTGGAGTTCTTTTGAGTCAGCACGAGAAAGAGCTGGAAAATTTGAAAGCGGAACTCGAAGAACAGATTGCTAGGAAAAGAGAGCAGCTGTCTAGAGAATCGTCTGCGAAGAGacaaaaacttaaagatgaGTATGAAGGAAAACTCAGAGTGTTGTACGAAGACCTTGTTGCGGAGAAAACCAGAATAAAGGACCTAATGAAATTTAACGAAGACCTCGGCAGAAAGCTCAGCTCTTCGCAAGAAGAATGTGATGTGCTAACGGAGGAAATCGAACGACTGAAGGAAATGGAAGACAAGTTTATCAACATGGAAGAGGAATTAGCCAAGGCGGCTAAACTTGAAGAGAAAGTGAAAGAATACGAAAAGAAAGTCAGCGACCTTGAAGAAATGATATCAAATGCTGAAAATAGAGAAGAAGTGAAAAGTCAAACGAACGATGAAGAAAACGAGAAGGAACGGGAACAGTCTGTGAGAGAGTATAAAGAGAAGGTTGAGTCCTTAGAGACGGAACTCAGCGGTACAAAACGGGAAGTCACCAGGTTGCAGGAAGAACTTCACAAGGTAGGAGAGAAGAGTGAACTCGACATCAAGAAAGTGGTTGAAACGCACGAGGAAAAGATAAAGAATTTCAACGATGAAGTCCAACATTTATTGGCACGTATCGAGGAAAGTGAAAAGGAACATCAACAAAGTCTCCTAACTTTGGAGACAGAAAAAGAGTCCCTGAAAAAGCAATTAGAGGACGCCTTTGGCGAGAGGGAAAAGTTACAAATAACGGTTAAAAACCTCGATGCTGCAAAACAAGCCGTCGTGCACATGTACGACGAGAAAATCGAAGTTCTGGTTAGCGACTTGGAGGAAGCATCTGAGAGGGTTAGCAGCGCggaggaaaacttgaaagcgaCAACCCAACAATTTGCTGCCAAGGAAGCGAAAATGGAGAATGATTTGATAAACCTTCGTGATGAAAATAAACGACTCAAGGAACAACATGGTTTGTCAATTCAAAGTCTTGAAAGTACGCTTAGTACTGAGGCGGAATCAAGAGACGCCTTGCAACAGAGAGTTGCCGACTTGTTAGAACAACTTGGTAGCGAAAGGGCGAATTTGGAAGGAAAGCTGGACGAAGTTTGCGCCGATAGGAAAAGACTTGTAGAAGCTTttgaagagaagaaaaaactgttGGAGGATGAGCTGATAtatgaaaagaatgaaaaagcaGCTACACTGAAAGCTTTggaggaaaacaaagaagaagtgAACAAACATATTACCAAGGTACAAGAGTTAGACAGCACTGTGTTGGAAAAAGAAAGCACAATAGCGGCTCACGAAGAGACGATAAAGGAGGTTGGCCATGAGCTCGGTATAGAAAAAGACAAGGTATCTAGATTAGAGAAGGAGATGCAACTGCTTATGGAAAACCAGAGCTCGGAGTACGTACACAGTCTAGAACGTATAAAGAACGACCTGAAACAGGAATACGACGAAACTACGGAGcaactgaagaaaaattatgaaaacattttcGCCAAAATGGAGGATGAACACCGGATAAGCCGCGAGGAGATTGAGGCAGAGGTAGCGTCCTTGAAAGGTATGGTAGAAAATCTGGAGCAGTTGAATCAACTGAAGGACGAGGAACATGAAGTTCAAATGACAGAGCAGGCGAGCAAACATGAAGCCCTGGTCACTAATTTAGAAACAAGTtacgagaaagaaaaacatgactTGGTAGAGAAAGTTGACACTAAGGAAAAGGAGCTGGAGGAGATCAAAAGCGAAACGAACTCCCTCGTGGAGAAACACAAGGTTGATTTGATTGAATTAGAGTCCAAGTTGTCAGAGCAGTATCAAACgcaattaaaaaatgtcaaagaTGACATTCAAGAGGTGCAAAAAGAGAAGGAACAACTCAAGGAGGAGTATGAAAAGGAGATAGAAACGCTTAAAGATCAACTTATTTTTGAAAGCGCTTTCCAAGCCGATCTTCAAACCCAGCATGACAAAGAAATGGTTTCTCAGAAAGAAGCTTTGGAAAGTGAGCACAAGAAGCAAATTGAGCTCATAAATGAGACTCTGCAGGAAAGAATTCGGCAACTGGAAACGGCAAAAACTGAGCGCGAAACGGAGATCGAggaattgaaatttaaattggAAGAATCACAAGTAGAGTTGAGTACCTTTAACGGTCAGCACGAAGCAGAGTTTGGACGTCTCCAAGCACAATTACTGGACAAAACTCAGGAATGTGAGAGGTTGAAAGAACAAATGGGTGTTGAAGTGGTTCAGCTGTCATCTCGAGTAGACCAATTGTCTGCCGAAAGGGAGCCTCCCGAAGAAAACGGAGATACAGAAAGCATGAAGCTTGGTTACGAGGTAATATTAGCGTCTTTAAGAGTTGAAAACCACGATCTCAGTGATCAAGTTCAAAGTCTCAAGGAAGAGATGCAGAGTGCTGTAAACGCTCATCAACAAGAAATTGACTTCACGAAAAGCGAGTTGGAACGACAATTTAAACAACGGGAAGACCAAATCAATAAGAAACACTCTGTAGAACTAAAAAAGCTCATGGAAAAACTACAAGACTTAGTGCAAGAACAGAACGCGTCCAAAACACGCACTGAAGAGCACATGCAAGATTTAGGAACATTACGAGCCGAGTTTGATCACAAGTTTCAACGTCTCTTGCGGGAGAAACAAGACGAGATGGAAGAACAAAGAAACGCCCTTCGCCAACAGTACCATTCAAAAATTGTTGAAAGCGAAGAACTACTGAAGAAGAAAGACTTGGAGGTCAAGGGTCTTCAGAGGGACTTAAAGACGCTTCTCGATCGTATCGATACATGTAAAGAAGAGGCACTCGGGTGTCAAAAGGATCTAAGTAAGGCAACCGAAGACCTGAAAAAGCTCCGACGAGAAAACTCCGAACTATACCAAAAACTTCGAGAACAAATCGCAAAGTCCCGAGGAACTTCGTTTGGCGGCGGTCAGAAAACACTAGAAAAACTGcaacttgaaaatgaaagacTAAAacgtgaaaatgaaaatctgaagAAACTAATGAACACTTCACCTTATGTAATGAACGGACTTGGAGAGTCGACTGTATTTAGTGAAGGATCTCATGTGCTACAACTCATTAAACTCATGGAGCAGTTGATGAAGGAGAAAAACACTCTGGAATTGAAACTGCGACAGGAAATCTTAGATTTGAAAACGAAGTTCGGAGTGCTTGGCGATACAAGCAAGGCCTCCGTAAACAACAGCAGTGTAATGTCGGTGTCATTATCGCCTGAAAAGCACCTCAGCAGAGACGGCCTGGTGGAAATGCTTCACGAACTTAGGGAGAACAAAGTGAAACAAGAGGAGGATATCAAAAACCATGCTCAAGAGACCGAGACCATGATAAGCGAAATCAAGAAAATGCTGGACTCCACTGAATTTACAGATCTTAGGCTACAGGAAATGCTGCAAAGCCAACTGACGCACCTGGAGGAGCAAAGGAGAGTCCTGGTACAAAGGCTTTGGCAGCTCAGAGAAAAGCACCGAGCGGTGGAAGAAAAGCTATCTAGACAATTAGCTGGAATTAGTCCTCAAAATAGCAGTAATAACTCAGACAGTGCGAGATCAAAGTGTTATGAGAGTATCATCGAGGAGAATATCAGACGTGAAAAGGAGCTCTTAGCGCTAAAGCGTCAACAAGTGGAAGACCTTAACGCGAGGATTACACGTGAAAAGCAAGCGTTGGAGAGGCATtctaaagaaaagcaaatattAGAAAAGGAGatgaaagagaaagagcagCTTGAGAGCGAGTTGTCCAATCAAAGGCGAGATCTGGAGAGGAAATGGATGGGACGGCTTAAAGAGAAGGAGATCCAATTGAAcagagaaagagaaattttagACGAAAATAGGAGACGTGATGAAGTTGAAAATATTCTGCTCCGTCAACCTTCCCTTAGAACTACCAGTAGAGCAGTAGGTGTAGCCGATTCAAGACCACGTGTTAATTTTCCTCTGGCAAGCCACCTACCAGCAGATGAAGTGAGATCACATGGGTGGACCTCTAGCTCATCGACTTTCAACCAAAGGGCTGATTATTCCTCACGCGGGGAAAAGCAACCAAACGATCGAATGGCGACTTCAGACACTCGTGAGCCTTTGCATTATGGGAAATCCAAACGTTCATTTTCCAAGAAACGGGAGCAAACTGGAAGTAGCCGCATGGAAGTCCACATCCCAAAGCTGGAACTTTCGGATGATTCAGACGCTGATCTTGGTATCGCAAAAGACTCGAATTCGTGGGATATCGAATTGGAAGATGACGATTCTGATCTTGAACTTTACAGCGTGCAGTCCGTAGAAGGCTTAGAAAACCTTGAGGAGGATTGGGGGCGAAGACTTGAAGAAGAATTAAGACAGATATCGGCAAGTGGTGCAGCACTGCAGGCAGGTGATGCTACAGATGCGCAAAAGTTTCCACCAAAACAACCAGCAGGAGGAGCGTAccaagaagaaataaagaagagtAATCTCACTTCGATGGATAACACGCCGTCGTCACTTTACAGTTCAAATGTCGACTTGGATACTAGTTGGCTTCGGAAACTTAGCTACGAATACACGCATCCACGCGCTTATCATCCGCGTGCTAATCATCCACGTACTTCAACAGCCAATGGAACGCATGAAAGGTCAGCGGATCCCTTCAGTCTTATTGATGTGTCACGTATAACGACCGAACTCGCTTCTGCACCTAACGACGCAACTTTGCGTCGTATTTCACAAGAACAAGGCCTCGCCCATAAAAAACGTACTTACGGCAGTATTAGCGGGGGTTCTAGTATCTCACAGTACGTCGCGGAATCCTCGTTTCCTTTGCACCGAAACCCATCCAAAGAGAGTGGAATCGATTCTCCTAGCTCGGTCCGTTCGGAACCAGTAGTTTCGGCATCTCGTCGTCGTTCGCTTCGTAGTGAACGTGCTTCGGGAGTGTATCTTCTGAACGTTGATGAGTACGTGGACCGTCATCTGGTGAGGTCGTCTGAAGAGGTTGCCAAAATACGCACCTTATCTCCCTCTGAGAAGCGTTTCGATTTATAA
- the LOC131791497 gene encoding tRNA selenocysteine 1-associated protein 1-like isoform X1, translated as MTSLWMGDLDSYMEEAFITSAFAAMGEAVVSVKMIKNRTTGTPAGYCFVDFGDYTVSQKVMGKLNGLPIPGSNPIKRFKLNWATYGKDSFTQGPEYSIFVGDLSPDVADHVLQEFFQRKFPSCKAAKVVLDAAGNSRGYGFVRFSDENEHRKAMIEMQGAVGCGSKPLRVSAATPKRPQNTPGNTTTTYGSASAANQQYMQQYQQYQQYLAAWQGYQHQHQQQLQQQQYYQHYQHYQPYGQTTYQQPMSYEETITVDNTAEDPNPPLDITAENKNIMSTEEELYHELEQSRWQPVETLNSGHKSLVT; from the exons ATGACGAGTCTGTGGATGGGAGAT CTTGATAGTTACATGGAAGAAGCCTTCATCACAAGTGCTTTTGCGGCGATGGGAGAAGCTGTGGTGTCCGTAAAGATGATAAAGAACAGAACAACAGG GACTCCAGCTGGTTACTGTTTTGTTGATTTTGGTGATTATACAGTATCACAGAAGGTTATGGGAAAACTGAATGGATTGCCAATTCCTGGCAGCAATCCA aTAAAGCGTTTCAAATTGAACTGGGCTACCTACGGCAAGGACTCATTCACCCA GGGGCCAGAGTATTCAATATTTGTTGGTGATTTATCTCCTGATGTTGCCGACCATGTTCTGCAG GAGTTCTTCCAGAGAAAATTTCCCAGTTGTAAAGCTGCCAAAG ttgTTTTAGATGCAGCAGGAAATTCAAG aGGATATGGATTTGTGAgattttcagatgaaaatgaACACAGAAAGGCCATGATAGAGATGCAGGGAGCAGTGGGGTGTGGTTCAAAACCTCTCCGTGTCAGTGCTGCAACACCCAAAAG GCCTCAAAATACTCCAggaaacacaacaacaacatatGGCTCTGCTAGTGCTGCCAATCAGCAATACATGCAGCAGTATCAGCAATACCAGCAATATCTGGCAGCATGGCAGGGATACCAGCATCAACATCAGCAGCAACTCCAGCAACAGCAGTATTACCAACACTATCAGCATTATCAGCCTTATGGACAGACTACTTACCAACAGCCAATG AGTTATGAAGAAACCATAACAGTTGATAACACAGCAGAAG ATCCCAACCCACCACTGGACATCActgcagaaaataaaaatataatgtcAACAGAGGAA GAGTTATACCATGAGTTGGAGCAATCAAGATGGCAGCCAGTAGAGACACTAAATTCAGGACACAAATCTCTTGTGACATAG
- the LOC131791497 gene encoding tRNA selenocysteine 1-associated protein 1-like isoform X2 — protein sequence MTSLWMGDLDSYMEEAFITSAFAAMGEAVVSVKMIKNRTTGTPAGYCFVDFGDYTVSQKVMGKLNGLPIPGSNPIKRFKLNWATYGKDSFTQGPEYSIFVGDLSPDVADHVLQEFFQRKFPSCKAAKVVLDAAGNSRGYGFVRFSDENEHRKAMIEMQGAVGCGSKPLRVSAATPKRPQNTPGNTTTTYGSASAANQQYMQQYQQYQQYLAAWQGYQHQHQQQLQQQQYYQHYQHYQPYGQTTYQQPMSYEETITVDNTAEDPNPPLDITAENKNIMSTEEAFR from the exons ATGACGAGTCTGTGGATGGGAGAT CTTGATAGTTACATGGAAGAAGCCTTCATCACAAGTGCTTTTGCGGCGATGGGAGAAGCTGTGGTGTCCGTAAAGATGATAAAGAACAGAACAACAGG GACTCCAGCTGGTTACTGTTTTGTTGATTTTGGTGATTATACAGTATCACAGAAGGTTATGGGAAAACTGAATGGATTGCCAATTCCTGGCAGCAATCCA aTAAAGCGTTTCAAATTGAACTGGGCTACCTACGGCAAGGACTCATTCACCCA GGGGCCAGAGTATTCAATATTTGTTGGTGATTTATCTCCTGATGTTGCCGACCATGTTCTGCAG GAGTTCTTCCAGAGAAAATTTCCCAGTTGTAAAGCTGCCAAAG ttgTTTTAGATGCAGCAGGAAATTCAAG aGGATATGGATTTGTGAgattttcagatgaaaatgaACACAGAAAGGCCATGATAGAGATGCAGGGAGCAGTGGGGTGTGGTTCAAAACCTCTCCGTGTCAGTGCTGCAACACCCAAAAG GCCTCAAAATACTCCAggaaacacaacaacaacatatGGCTCTGCTAGTGCTGCCAATCAGCAATACATGCAGCAGTATCAGCAATACCAGCAATATCTGGCAGCATGGCAGGGATACCAGCATCAACATCAGCAGCAACTCCAGCAACAGCAGTATTACCAACACTATCAGCATTATCAGCCTTATGGACAGACTACTTACCAACAGCCAATG AGTTATGAAGAAACCATAACAGTTGATAACACAGCAGAAG ATCCCAACCCACCACTGGACATCActgcagaaaataaaaatataatgtcAACAGAGGAA GCGTTCAGGTAA